In Streptomyces dangxiongensis, one DNA window encodes the following:
- a CDS encoding TadE family type IV pilus minor pilin, with product MTAEAAVVLSVLVAFTMALVWGLLVVAAQIQCVDAARTGARAAARQDPADGVVTVTREAAPRGARVTVTREGERVRVTVVAEPPGLHGLPFEVREEAVALVEDTVGAGEAGP from the coding sequence GTGACCGCGGAAGCGGCCGTGGTGCTGTCCGTGCTGGTGGCGTTCACGATGGCATTGGTCTGGGGGCTGCTCGTCGTGGCGGCCCAGATCCAGTGCGTGGACGCCGCCCGCACGGGCGCCCGGGCCGCCGCCCGGCAGGATCCGGCCGACGGGGTGGTGACGGTGACCCGGGAGGCGGCGCCGCGGGGAGCACGGGTGACCGTGACACGCGAGGGCGAACGGGTCCGCGTGACGGTGGTGGCGGAGCCACCGGGGCTGCACGGGCTGCCGTTCGAGGTACGGGAGGAGGCCGTGGCACTCGTCGAGGACACGGTGGGAGCGGGGGAGGCGGGGCCGTGA
- a CDS encoding DUF4244 domain-containing protein encodes MNRKIRKAAVRVRRACRQDTGMVTSEYAMGIIAAVGFALLLYEVVTSGQVRAELQGIVKKALSARM; translated from the coding sequence ATGAACAGGAAGATCAGGAAAGCAGCGGTCCGGGTGCGCAGGGCGTGCCGGCAGGACACCGGAATGGTGACGTCGGAGTACGCGATGGGCATCATCGCGGCCGTCGGGTTCGCGTTGCTGCTGTACGAGGTCGTCACCAGCGGCCAGGTCCGGGCCGAGCTACAGGGCATCGTGAAGAAGGCCCTCAGTGCGCGGATGTGA
- a CDS encoding type II secretion system F family protein → MSGEVVHRLGMAMAGVLVLGWGARRLEAARRRRLARRRVVELLDFEAPAAGAPFAIPLAASRWLPPAGAACGAWVLVGGVTGVLLGLGLGVVLWRWRDRQAATGRDEVVDTAGAARRLPLAADLLAACIAAGAGPVIAAQAVGEALGGPVGQALARGAAEVRLGGEPADAWRSLAALPGAGALARLLERADESGLPAAGPVARLASDARADWGRIATARARRAAVLISAPVGLCFLPAFIAVGVLPVVIGLAGGVVGGR, encoded by the coding sequence ATGAGCGGGGAAGTCGTCCACAGGCTGGGGATGGCCATGGCCGGGGTGCTGGTCCTCGGCTGGGGTGCCCGGAGACTCGAGGCGGCACGGCGGAGGCGCCTGGCACGGCGCCGGGTGGTCGAGTTGCTGGATTTCGAAGCGCCCGCTGCCGGAGCACCGTTCGCGATCCCGCTGGCCGCAAGCCGGTGGCTGCCCCCGGCCGGTGCGGCGTGCGGGGCGTGGGTGCTGGTCGGCGGAGTCACCGGGGTACTGCTGGGGCTCGGTCTGGGCGTGGTCCTGTGGCGGTGGCGGGACCGGCAGGCGGCAACCGGGCGGGACGAGGTGGTCGACACCGCCGGGGCCGCGCGCCGGCTTCCGCTCGCCGCCGACCTGCTGGCCGCCTGTATCGCGGCCGGCGCCGGTCCGGTGATCGCCGCCCAGGCGGTCGGCGAGGCCCTCGGCGGCCCCGTCGGGCAGGCACTGGCGCGGGGCGCGGCGGAGGTCCGGCTCGGTGGTGAGCCGGCGGACGCCTGGCGCAGCCTGGCCGCGCTCCCCGGTGCCGGTGCCCTGGCGCGGTTGCTGGAACGGGCCGACGAGAGCGGGCTCCCGGCGGCCGGCCCGGTCGCCCGCCTCGCCTCGGACGCGCGGGCGGACTGGGGCCGCATCGCGACGGCCCGGGCGCGCCGGGCCGCCGTACTGATCTCCGCGCCGGTCGGCCTGTGTTTCCTGCCCGCGTTCATCGCCGTCGGCGTGCTGCCCGTCGTGATCGGACTGGCGGGCGGGGTGGTGGGAGGGAGGTGA
- a CDS encoding type II secretion system F family protein codes for MTEVTGGMTAGALLCLGAMARLLGGRHHGLRRARLLLAGGGVVATGPPAWEQALAELRRVRARWGPEWWVLLAGLVIGLLGASVLPVVAGAAGVPVLRRLRLARQARRTRERRAEAVIALCGALAGEVRAGRQPGEALLRAARDFPGLGDARAAVVAAARFGGDVPGALTAAARQPGAEGLLGLAACWRVAVDQGAGLAGGLDRLDGALRAERDQQADLRAQLAGARATAVLLAVLPALGLLLGAAMGADPLRVLLHSGAGLGCLVVGSVFEAAGMWWATRIVRGAEAR; via the coding sequence ATGACCGAGGTGACCGGTGGGATGACGGCGGGCGCGCTGCTCTGTCTCGGCGCCATGGCCCGGCTGCTGGGCGGACGGCACCACGGGTTGCGGCGGGCACGACTGCTGCTCGCCGGCGGCGGGGTGGTGGCGACCGGGCCGCCCGCCTGGGAGCAGGCCCTCGCGGAACTCCGGCGGGTGCGGGCGCGGTGGGGGCCCGAATGGTGGGTGCTCCTCGCCGGGCTGGTGATCGGCCTGCTGGGGGCCTCGGTCCTGCCGGTCGTCGCGGGGGCGGCCGGGGTACCGGTGCTGCGCCGGCTGCGGCTGGCCCGGCAGGCCCGGCGTACCAGGGAACGGCGGGCGGAGGCGGTGATCGCCCTGTGCGGAGCGCTCGCCGGCGAGGTGCGGGCGGGACGGCAGCCGGGCGAGGCGCTGCTGCGGGCCGCGCGGGACTTCCCCGGACTCGGCGACGCGCGGGCGGCCGTTGTCGCGGCGGCCCGGTTCGGCGGGGACGTGCCCGGCGCGCTCACCGCGGCGGCCCGGCAACCGGGCGCCGAGGGCCTGCTCGGACTCGCGGCGTGCTGGCGGGTGGCCGTGGACCAGGGCGCCGGCCTCGCCGGCGGCCTGGATCGGCTGGACGGCGCCCTGCGCGCCGAGCGCGACCAACAAGCCGATCTGCGAGCCCAGTTGGCAGGCGCCCGGGCCACCGCCGTGTTGCTCGCCGTCCTGCCCGCCCTCGGCCTGCTGCTCGGCGCGGCCATGGGCGCGGACCCGCTCCGGGTCCTGCTGCACAGCGGCGCCGGCCTCGGCTGTCTGGTGGTGGGGTCGGTCTTCGAGGCGGCTGGCATGTGGTGGGCGACGCGGATCGTGCGGGGCGCTGAGGCGCGGTGA
- a CDS encoding UDP binding domain-containing protein: MDRADEPALAVAQALHDLGATVTVTDPKALDNARKLHPDLDYVEDPIAAVDDADLLLHLTEWHHFTTIDPKRLATRTTTPKVIDARSTLNTDQWREAGWMTRALGRP, translated from the coding sequence ATCGACCGCGCCGACGAACCCGCCCTCGCCGTCGCCCAAGCCCTCCACGACCTCGGCGCCACCGTCACCGTCACCGACCCCAAGGCCCTCGACAACGCCCGCAAGCTTCACCCCGACCTCGACTACGTCGAAGACCCCATCGCCGCCGTCGACGACGCCGACCTCCTCCTCCACCTCACCGAGTGGCACCACTTCACCACCATCGACCCCAAGCGGCTCGCCACCCGCACCACCACCCCCAAGGTCATCGACGCCCGCAGCACCCTCAACACCGACCAGTGGCGCGAAGCCGGCTGGATGACCCGCGCCCTCGGCCGCCCCTGA
- a CDS encoding ABC-three component system protein: protein MPSPKALVFGYDPNEFEEFVKEWVPALQSVYVRVERQGGSGDHGIDVAAFRSTQGLEGPWDNYQCKRYKNALNWSTAAGEIRKMFAGVVLGHFVLPTQYVFVAPAFARGLRDALAKPAQTRAKFLTELTNTNDEIITRLTADQQREVAQLAEQTDFAMFVPVDMDQMLEQHKTTPHWVTRFPDVQRERPAVMLPPDDHGPEEARYVQQLVRVYAERWKADADSLELIAQHPTAGDHMRRQREAFYSAESLRRFARDAYPDGHFNAVMDDVHTIAVEVGDKRFELGWDRLQAVLEAAGVMALTETVLARYVRPLDRKGVCHHLANEGRLNWCEEGGAA, encoded by the coding sequence ATGCCCAGCCCCAAGGCGCTCGTCTTCGGGTACGACCCGAACGAGTTCGAGGAGTTCGTCAAGGAGTGGGTCCCGGCTCTTCAATCCGTGTACGTGCGGGTGGAGCGTCAGGGCGGCAGCGGAGACCACGGCATCGACGTGGCCGCGTTCCGCAGCACGCAGGGTCTGGAGGGGCCGTGGGACAACTACCAGTGCAAGCGCTACAAGAACGCCTTGAACTGGAGCACAGCCGCAGGTGAGATCCGCAAGATGTTCGCCGGTGTGGTGCTTGGGCATTTCGTCCTGCCCACCCAGTACGTCTTCGTCGCGCCGGCGTTCGCCCGCGGTCTGCGCGATGCCCTGGCGAAGCCCGCTCAGACTCGTGCGAAATTCCTTACGGAACTGACCAACACGAATGATGAGATCATCACCCGGCTCACGGCCGATCAGCAGCGTGAAGTGGCCCAGCTGGCCGAGCAGACAGACTTCGCGATGTTCGTGCCTGTCGACATGGATCAGATGCTTGAGCAGCACAAGACCACCCCGCATTGGGTTACGCGGTTCCCTGACGTACAGCGCGAGCGCCCCGCCGTCATGCTGCCTCCGGACGACCATGGTCCCGAGGAGGCCCGCTACGTTCAGCAGCTTGTGCGGGTCTACGCCGAGCGGTGGAAGGCCGACGCCGACTCTCTGGAGCTGATCGCACAGCACCCCACGGCCGGCGATCACATGCGTCGACAGCGCGAGGCGTTCTACAGCGCCGAGTCGTTGCGCCGCTTCGCCCGGGATGCGTACCCCGACGGACACTTCAATGCGGTCATGGACGACGTCCACACGATTGCGGTAGAGGTGGGCGACAAGCGCTTCGAACTCGGCTGGGACCGCCTGCAGGCGGTCCTGGAGGCCGCCGGTGTCATGGCGCTGACGGAGACAGTTCTCGCCCGGTACGTGAGGCCCCTGGACCGCAAGGGGGTATGCCATCACCTGGCGAACGAAGGCCGACTGAACTGGTGTGAGGAAGGAGGAGCCGCATGA
- a CDS encoding ABC-three component system middle component 2 translates to MNPLNSPLEISVRALVLLAEIHPEPLDLAQLALLDHAVLHSGDLDGPPSLHPSLPGHSGELGMKRTVLEQALLVLIRAGLAGVEADETGLVYRATERGPAFVDILEAPYVGRLRERAEWVVHHWAPDTDVRQATAELISGSLSASATFEGRRE, encoded by the coding sequence ATGAACCCGCTCAATAGCCCGCTGGAGATCAGCGTGCGAGCCCTGGTGCTCCTGGCAGAGATCCACCCCGAGCCCCTCGACCTGGCACAGCTGGCCCTCCTTGACCACGCCGTCCTCCACAGCGGCGACCTCGACGGCCCTCCCTCCCTGCACCCTTCCTTGCCCGGGCACTCCGGTGAGCTGGGCATGAAGCGCACCGTGCTGGAACAAGCGCTGCTGGTCCTCATTCGTGCCGGGCTCGCCGGCGTCGAGGCCGACGAGACGGGACTGGTGTACCGAGCCACCGAACGCGGGCCCGCTTTCGTCGACATCCTTGAGGCCCCCTACGTGGGGCGGCTGCGCGAGCGCGCCGAGTGGGTCGTGCACCACTGGGCTCCCGACACCGACGTAAGACAGGCCACTGCGGAACTCATCAGTGGCTCCCTGTCCGCATCCGCGACATTCGAGGGCCGCCGTGAGTGA